A region from the Cellvibrio sp. PSBB006 genome encodes:
- a CDS encoding quinone-dependent dihydroorotate dehydrogenase, translated as MYSTLRNLLFRLDPEVSHEFSLDMLGAAERLKLLELFISAPAYNPVEVMGLRFPNPVGLAAGLDKNGDYFNALGALGFGFVEIGTVTPRPQPGNPQPRLFRIPEREAIINRMGFNNKGVDHLVDQVRKRRYQGILGINIGKNATTPVENAADDYLIGMRKVYAHADYITVNVSSPNTPGLRDLQFGDSLNRLLETLKKEQLTLQEAHQRYVPVAVKIAPDMDDIAIAQVATALAEQGMDGVIATNTTIGREGVEGCVNSEEAGGLSGLPVRDKSTRVIAGLHSHLGGKLPIIGVGGIFDGPSAVEKIKAGASLVQIYSGFIYRGPAVVTEAASAIAQMEK; from the coding sequence ATGTACTCAACGCTCAGAAACCTCCTGTTCCGCCTCGACCCCGAAGTTTCCCATGAATTCAGCCTCGATATGCTGGGTGCCGCCGAACGCCTGAAGTTGCTGGAGTTGTTTATCTCTGCACCGGCTTATAACCCGGTTGAGGTGATGGGGTTGCGCTTTCCTAATCCCGTGGGTTTGGCTGCAGGGCTCGACAAAAATGGCGATTATTTCAATGCCTTGGGTGCTCTGGGATTCGGTTTTGTTGAGATTGGCACCGTGACACCCCGCCCGCAACCGGGTAATCCCCAGCCGCGCCTGTTCCGCATTCCTGAGCGGGAAGCGATCATCAACCGTATGGGTTTCAACAACAAAGGCGTGGATCATCTGGTTGACCAGGTACGCAAGCGCCGCTATCAGGGCATTCTGGGGATTAATATCGGCAAGAACGCCACCACCCCGGTGGAAAATGCAGCGGATGATTACCTGATCGGTATGCGCAAAGTCTATGCCCATGCGGATTACATCACGGTCAACGTATCTTCTCCCAATACGCCCGGTTTACGGGATCTGCAATTCGGTGACAGCCTCAATCGCTTGCTGGAGACCCTGAAAAAAGAACAGTTAACCCTGCAAGAAGCACATCAACGCTATGTGCCGGTCGCGGTGAAGATCGCGCCGGATATGGATGATATCGCCATTGCCCAGGTAGCAACTGCCTTGGCCGAGCAGGGCATGGACGGGGTGATTGCTACAAACACGACCATTGGACGTGAAGGCGTGGAAGGCTGCGTTAACAGTGAAGAAGCCGGTGGCCTGAGTGGCTTGCCGGTGCGCGACAAGAGCACACGTGTGATTGCTGGCCTGCACAGCCACCTGGGGGGCAAGCTGCCGATTATCGGCGTTGGGGGCATCTTTGATGGTCCCAGCGCGGTAGAGAAGATCAAGGCAGGCGCCAGTCTGGTGCAGATATACAGCGGGTTTATTTATCGTGGTCCGGCGGTGGTTACCGAGGCTGCCAGCGCTATTGCGCAGATGGAAAAATGA
- the rmf gene encoding ribosome modulation factor: MKRQKRDQTERAFSKGYKAGIEGRSRSLCPHDSGTARQQWLNGWRESRIDQWDGLNRMAQVQKLSNIQQLPMST, translated from the coding sequence ATGAAACGTCAAAAACGTGACCAAACAGAACGCGCATTCAGTAAAGGGTATAAAGCTGGTATTGAAGGTCGTTCAAGGAGTTTGTGTCCACACGACAGCGGTACCGCTCGACAGCAATGGTTAAATGGATGGCGCGAATCGCGCATTGACCAATGGGACGGTTTAAATCGCATGGCTCAGGTGCAAAAGCTGAGCAATATCCAACAACTTCCTATGAGTACTTGA